The Haliaeetus albicilla chromosome 11, bHalAlb1.1, whole genome shotgun sequence sequence acattcaaaattaaGATTCAGCATAAATACATGCTAATGCTATCCTCTAGAATTACACGCTTAGGCAATATCACACAGTATTTCATTGTATGCTTGAAAtgagtatttttgtttccttacaAAGATCTCAAACATTGGAAGTAATATATCAGGCATGTTTATATCTGTTCAGAGATAGGGGCATGTACTCCTGAAATACCAAGTGTTTTGCCTTTTCCAGAGTTTATAAAGCCCATCTCGCGTTTTCTTAGTTCATTAGATTTTCACCTCCAAGTTCTcccatgaaaaataattacaaaagaaTTGTGGTAGCAACAGAGGAGCTGGGAGAAAGCAACACAGAACCCTGGAAAAGTTACACAGCAACATTAGCTCTAAAAAACTGCTCCTGTCTCAATCCTGAATTCTGGTTCTGCTCCACAACCAGGTAAAACGTGCAGCTTTTAACTTCTTTAAGAGAAGCCATAAACTTACCTGGATAATAAACAGCATACCAACAGCAATAGTTGTTCCTAATGCCAGTCCTAAGGCAAATAAAGATGCAGCAAATGCAGACAATCCAAAGGGAATAATGGGTCGAGGGTCTCTTTTGGCTGCACTCATGTCAATCTTTACAGAACTCCACCCAAAAGATatctgcaaaaggaaaatatcatTCAGCTCTAGAACATTCCAactgctgaaacaaaacaagttaCCAATAAGAAATCTGGCTCTGAAGGTAAGCGTCCAACTTCTGACAGGTTTATAATGCAAGtggagtaataaaaaaaaaagaaaaaaaagcattcaaaagACTTTCCAGAAATATATTCTTTGCTAGATGTAGGCTTTATCTAGATGGAAAGCTAAACCAAAATTGCCATCTTACAAGCTCCAGGAGTTAGGCCcaaaattagcaaaaaaaatctggagtCTGGCACATTaacaaaaatgactgaaaatgttTGCATAGCACAGTACCCGTTTTCAATGGAAACGCTACAGGTTTTCCTCTGAAAGATTTAGCATATAGCAGTTCTCAACATTATTGCTCTGCAAATACAACGCACAGCCTTCATCTGTTACACTCAGTTGATGTTTTCTAGCTCTTCACTGCAACCACAAAGGCTGAAATCAAAGCTTGTAATTTTAACCATGGATCTGAGATAATGTGTGTTTCAGAACAAGCTTTGCTCATTGTTGCCGCAGttaaatttttccatttaaaaacaaatctaatataatttatttttagttccaAAAATAAcgtacttttttttccttgaagaatTGGATACAATTCTAAAAAAGTggcaagcaaaagaaaataaatcgCATCTAACTTGTGTGTTGGAAATAAATAGCAGCTAGTTTCTGTGCCAGCCAAAACACAGCCTGTCTCTCTCTATATAAAGTGCTCCTCAGAAACTGTCTTCAGTCATTGCAAAGCTGTAGGAAACTCCCAGTGATTATGacaagcaacaggaaaaaaaaaaccagaaaaaatagaaacaacTTTCTCTGAATTCTCCTCCAATTAATGAACATACTTCTCACAGGCAGAGAGCAGAACTGAGAGTACATGTTGAAAGAATAACAAGGAATTCCACATGCTTCTTCTCAGGAAACCAAGTTGTCTCATTCTTCTAGAGATAAATTACCCATCTGacttaaataatattttaagcatttaattatgttttcttaCTCTGTTGTAAAGCTGAGTGTACATAGTCATAACAAATATGAAAGAAGCGTGAATGCATCCCAGTGGAGCTAAGAGGAGAAATAGAGTGAAAGATGCATGATTCTGGTATCCACAACAGTTGTTGATCCAAGGACAATGGTGATCCATCTTCATGACACATCTGTGAATAATAAATATTGATTAATATAAAGGACATATatgatatttttcaaaaagctcCAAGAAAAGGACAGCTAACTTTCTACTACTCATACTCAACCTCCATTCATTCATGTAAACCCACCAATTTCTGACAGATCAACACagtagtttctttttttgttgctattCAGAATGAAATTTCATGTtgtagagagaaagaaaacaaaacaaaaagtgctCCCAGGTCCTATCCTCCCTAATTATCCCTCCCCTTCTTTACTCAAACTTGCTAGTTGCTAATAAACACCATATTCCAGAACCAGGAGACAGAGGCCTGGAATAGGACTTGCAAGAACTAGCAACACAATAATTAAGCACTAATATTATtgccagttttttttttttaaataagcacaccaggaaaataaaggaaatgcCAAATCCCCTGTGAACTACTTGCAGAAAGAACATACAAAGATACACAGACAGAAATGTGTCAATGCCTTTCTTTTCAGTAGTAGATCCTCTGAAAGTTTCAACGGCTATGTACTGACCTCACACCACTGTAAGTCCTTTTCAAAATCTATTTAACAAGTGTAAACACCCTAGAGACACACTTGTATTCAATATAAAGCTGGTTATTTTGGTGTAGCTTACAGGTGCAAAAAAACACCTGATAAAAGATTTGTCCACATCCCAAATTGCATTGATTTAACTCAACAGGTGTAAAACTCACTAATTATAATGTTGCAATTCATCTGCACCAAACATAAGTGATAAATAAAGGACTGAACTGCACAAATATCCAGctcctctgaaaataaaagttaattgTTTTGGAACTACTGacctcattatttttttaagctagtCCATTCCCAATAGGAAGTTCAGTTTCTCCcttttaaagaattaattattCTTCATTAGCATATGCTCAACTACCACTATACAAGTTCCTGAACATGTAATCATAATTATAAGCACAAGTGTTTCTGAAGAAGTTCCTAGATCTTAGCTAGAAAACTCACCCCACTGAGGTGGGCCACAAGAAGTGGCTCCATTCACGCACTGAAACTTGTCCCAGAATAGAAGACTTTCAGCGATGCTTTAAGTTACCTACTTTGTTGCAACAGGCTAGAAATACGTGGGGAATTAGTTACTTTGGCCAGAGTAGAGGGGGCAGAAAATTCTTAAAGCGTATCAGCAAAATGATTTGGAGAATGTGCTACAGTTTCTTCAGTTTCATTTGacaaaagataaattatttaaagaactttcttttgcaaagacAATCATCAGGACCTACTGCCATTTTCTACTAAGTCCTCAGTGTAAAGATTGTCACTCAAGGAAAAGAGTCTAATTTTAAATCTCAGGATGATGCAGCCAAATTACAGCTCTACAGTTTCAGTCTCCAATTCCTCAAAGCACACTGACTGCGCATGGTGTGTTTATAGAAATAACAAATGAATCCAATGTGTTGCAATATCCTTTTACCACATTCTCTAACAGTCCTTCAGAGGAGGACCTGCCCAGTAAACCAAAGATAAATGCAACTACAGCCTGGACTGCAGACAGCAGACAAATTGAAATGGCTTGCTTTTTTCAAGCTGCACTAAATTCCAGTGCAGCTATTTATAATAAAAGCATCCTTTACCTCAGAACAAGTCTGTTGGAAGACTAACACATAACAAGGCACAAAGGTTTTAAGTTGACCCCAAAGGCTTATTAGTTCACTTAACATGTAGACGGCCTTCCAGAAAAAGCCTTTAGTGAAGAATAAAGAACAGTCCAAAATTTCCACTCAAATCAACATTTAACTCCCATTTCGAAAGGTGACAAAATAGGCTTTTCTACTCCCTGAGCAGGTGAACATTTGGACTCAGAACTTACAAAGGACTGAAAGATTTTTAGGTATTTACACAGGCTCACTTGCCTGAAACAGTACTGCAACGTTTTGTCAAAACTGTCAAGAAGTTCTTAAGAGGAACTGATTTcaagctaaaaagaaaatgttaaagacagatttatttattaaactaaAACATAGTAAACCCATATAGAAATCACATAACTAAAAAGTGCAAGTATTTGAAACAGGTATAGCGTTCATAtggaagtcttttaaaaatgcagaatacaAGATGTGGAAGAACAAATTATATTAATAGCTCATCACTAGATTTGAAGCTGCTTTAATATGGacataaaacaattttaaagacAGACAGTACCTGTTACACTTCCGACAGTGGTGTGAACGTGGTGCCTTATAAGATTGACACACTTTACAGTATTGGAGATACATGCAATCCTGAGATTTTTCCTTTAGACAGAAGAATAGGTGTGTTAGACGTATACACAATTTACTGGCAATACATATCTTGGCATTTTCCTAACCTAagcatctttgctttcttctgacAGGGTGTGTTTCATAACCCAACCCTACTTAATGGTAGGTGGcgaggagagaaaaaaaccaaaattaaataaTCTCTTGGCTATCATCGCAGCCATCTCCCACTGCTGAAAGTGCTGGTTGCTACAAGAAGTAAACACTTCTTCCATCAGCAAGACTGACTGTACGAGCAGGGTTTCATAGCAAAGTTCTGGGAGTAAAAAACAGCATGAGGccttcataatttttaaaaaacgcTTGTGCACCTTGTCTCTCCATTTTATACCATAAGCCAACCTAGGCTTACTAAGATACAGTACTGGTAAGCATGGATGTTCAGCTAGCTTGTGTTCGCCACCCTCTctcttacacacacacatttgccAACTACAGCAAGGTGAGACTTGTAGATAACAAGTAGTAATATTGGCCAAAATCCTCTGTTCACAAAGTGGACTACCCAGTTGTCCTGCTTGGAGTACCTCAGGATCCTCTTCTCACTAGACTCTGTCCTGAGAAATATTCCACAAGTAGAAATGTAATTATTACTAATCTTTATGTCATGCCACTGGAACACAAACTCTTGCCAGCTGTCTTGAGATACGGAACCTGCATCATTCGGGTCCCTGAGTACTACTCTTGCAAAAGATTACTGAAGCAAAGGAAATACAAATTTCTACCGTGACTTATAATACTGTGCTGAACATAAGATAAGCACGTAATTTTCTGGCTgacgtaaaaaaaaaaaatttgctaaaCAAAGTTCTTCTGATGCTTATTACTAGCAGCAAAGCCGTCGATACAACGGGGCCTGCATGAGCGCGCAGGTAACCTTGAAGTTCTGGCTCCCGGCTAACAGGACTTGTTTGTTCCCTGTTGTTTTGCTTCGAGAAGCACCTGTAAAACGTAACGGCTGCTGCCGACAAAGCAGCGCGGCCGTTCAGCCCCAGGTCACCGCAACGGACAGAACAGGGAAAGGACGGAGTAAACTGGAGCATACTGGAAACgctggaagcagcagcaaagcggGAGAGAGGCAGAAAGCGACGACGTCGAAGataaggaggaaggagcggccTGAGGGGCCGGCTGCCTCCTTCGGGGAGAAAGGGGTAATGGTGGCAGCGGAGGATGAGCGATGTCTGCCGTCTTTCCGATCCTGCACCCCCTCCTTCCCGAGGGGCCGGCCCCGGCACAAGGGCaggcccgccgcccccccccccccccacttccccgGCCCGGGGACGAGGCCATCGCCATCCAGCGCTTACCGGCGTCCACCCCAGAGGGACGTACCCCGGGCCGACAAACATGGCGCTGAAGTAGTTGTAGAGGATCATGACGGTCCAGTTGAGGAGCATGATGAAGTTGACGCTTCCGCCGGCGGTGTCCAGGGGCCAGTACCACAGCGCGGCGTCCGCCATGGCGGTGGCGGAGCACACGGCCACCACGGCCAGGGCCACCAGCGGCCCCCAGTGGCACagccgccgcgcccgccgcagcccccccggcccgcccaTGGCCGCTACCGCCGCCCGCCCGCTGccgcccctccgccgccgccgccgccgccgctgctgcgcATGGCTCCCGCCGCCCTCAGCCCCGCGCCGTCCCGCCGGCTGCCGAGGCAGGGGCAGCGCCgtgaggaaggggaaggggaggcgCCGGGGCCCGCCGGCCCGGggaggcgggggaggggggagcggaGCCCGCCCTCGCCGCCGCCTCCGGCTCagccagccgccgccgccgccgcccccccgcttcccccggCGGTCCGTTGGCAATAGGGGCCCGCCGGGAAACAGCGCCCCGCCGCTAGCGCCGCAGCCGCGTTCCTCCGCCCCCCGCTCTCCCCCCCGAAGGAGCGAGGTTACCAGGCGGGGAGCTGCGGGGTCCCGGGTTGCAGGGCGTGagcgggccgccgccgccgcctcctcctcccttctccgGGCCCGGGGCTGCAGTTCGAGCCCCCAAGCGAagggcggcagcggggccgtGCTTTTAGCACCTGAGCGAGGGCGGAGAGCTTCGCCGGAACCTGCGGCGAGGCGcccggaggcgggggggggacgccTTTGCAGGTAGCGGAACGCGGAAGCGCCTGGGTGCGGAGCGGCTGTAGCGCGCCGAGCTGAGCGCGGCGGTCTACCGCGGAGCGCAGCGGGGCCGCGGCCTCCCCCGGCACCGCCGCCATGTCCTCCGACTTCGAGAGCTACGAGCAGGACTTCGCCGTGCTGACGGCCGACATCACGGGCAGGATCGGGAAGGTGCCTAAGCTGGTAGGAGGTGAGCGGCGGGC is a genomic window containing:
- the ZDHHC6 gene encoding palmitoyltransferase ZDHHC6 isoform X2: MGGPGGLRRARRLCHWGPLVALAVVAVCSATAMADAALWYWPLDTAGGSVNFIMLLNWTVMILYNYFSAMFVGPGYVPLGWTPEKSQDCMYLQYCKVCQSYKAPRSHHCRKCNRCVMKMDHHCPWINNCCGYQNHASFTLFLLLAPLGCIHASFIFVMTMYTQLYNRISFGWSSVKIDMSAAKRDPRPIIPFGLSAFAASLFALGLALGTTIAVGMLFIIQMKVILTNKTSIESWIEEKAKDRIQYYQTGETFIFPYDMGSKWKNFKQVFTWSGIPEGDGLDWPVRDGCHQYTLTIEQLKQKADKRVRSVRYRAVEDYSGVCCPVTKGVKTFFTTPCTEEPRIALSKGDLILATRGLKHWMYGEKILDSAADAPVLERKPSLTIATERCATTVDE
- the ZDHHC6 gene encoding palmitoyltransferase ZDHHC6 isoform X1 — protein: MGGPGGLRRARRLCHWGPLVALAVVAVCSATAMADAALWYWPLDTAGGSVNFIMLLNWTVMILYNYFSAMFVGPGYVPLGWTPEKSQDCMYLQYCKVCQSYKAPRSHHCRKCNRCVMKMDHHCPWINNCCGYQNHASFTLFLLLAPLGCIHASFIFVMTMYTQLYNRISFGWSSVKIDMSAAKRDPRPIIPFGLSAFAASLFALGLALGTTIAVGMLFIIQMKVILTNKTSIESWIEEKAKDRIQYYQTGETFIFPYDMGSKWKNFKQVFTWSGIPEGDGLDWPVRDGCHQYTLTIEQLKQKADKRVRSVRYRAVEDYSGVCCPVTKGVKTFFTTPCTEEPRIALSKGDLILATRGLKHWMYGEKILDSAADGGIRERGWFPRKCVEKCQYDSEMDQPVDGEKKNR